In the Pseudonocardia sediminis genome, CGCCGACACCCCGGCCGAGATCGTCACCGAGCTGGGGGAGACGCTGCGGCAGAGCCCGCTGGGCGTCGCCCTGACCGGCGACACCACCGGTTACACCGGCCCGTCGCGCAGCCGCGGCTACCGGTGGTTCGCCGACCCGTCCACGCGGGAGCTCTACGCGCCGGAGGAGCACGCGTTCCTCTCCCGGCTCTACGCCTCGGGACTGCGGGGACTCGTCACGCTGCGCGGGCCCGGCTCCCGCGCGGCGCACCTGGCCGACCTCCTGCTCGACGGCAGCGCCGAGTTCCGCGCGCTGTGGGACGAGCACGAGATCGGACTGCACCCGCACGACGTCAAGCGACTCGTGCACCCCGAGGTCGGGCGGCTGGAGCTGCACTGTCAGACGCTCGTCGACCCGCAGCAGTCGCACCTGCTGTTCGTCTACACCGCCGCGCCGGGCAGCGAGACCCACGAGAAGCTGCAGCTCCTGTCCGTCATCGGGGCCCAGACCCTCGCGGCGGGGCCGGAGCCCAGATCGGGGTAGACGATCACCCCCTGGGCGGGAGGGATCGGCCGGCGATCCGGCCTAGCGTCTCCGCGCATGACCGACATCGACGTGGTTGTGGTGGGCGCCGGGATGGCGGGGGTGGTCGCCGCGCGTCGTCTCCGTGCGCGCGGTCTGTCCGTCGTCGTGCTGGAGTCCGACGGGCACACCGGCGGGCGGATCCGCACCGAGCGCCGGCCGGGTCTGCGCCTGGAGCACGGCGGGATCTTCCACACCCGCGGCTACCGGGCGATGGCCCGCCTGCTGCGCGAGACCGGCCTGGACGGCGACACCGTCGCCGTCCCCACCGGCTTCCACACCGGGCTGCGCCGCAAGGGCGAGTGGCACCACGTCGACTACGGCTCGGTCCCCGGCCCGCTGCGCACCTCGGCCCTGTCGGTCGGGGACAAGGCGTCCGTCCTGCGTGCCGCCGGGCCGATCCTGGCGTCGAGGCCGAAGGACCTCGGCGACCTCGTCTCGTTCGCCCGCCGCGACACCCGGGCGGTCACCGACGGGCTCACCGACACCGCAGGACGGTGGTTCACCGCCGCGCCGCACGAGTTCCTCTGGGGCGTCCCGAGCGACCGGCTCTCCGCGGCGATGCTCGCCCTGCAGCTGCACGTGTTCACCGGTGAGCTGCGCGAGATCGACGGCGGCGCGGACCGGCTGGTCACCGCGCTCGCGGACGGGCTCGACATCCGTCACGGCACGCCGGTCGAGCACGTCGAGGACACCGGGGACGGCGTCGTGGTGCACGCACGCGGCGAGCAGATCGCCGCGCGCAGGGCGGTCCTGGCCTGCCCGGCCGACGTGACCGCCCGGATCTGGACGCAGGCCCCGCCCGCCGTCGCCGAGCACCTGACGATCGGGTACTCCCGCATCGACTACGCCTACCTGCGCACACGCGAGGCGGTGACGCTGTCGGCCCAGGGACGTCCGGTCGGCATGGAGGTCGTGACCGACCCGGAGGTCGGCGAGTCCACGATGGGCGGCATCTACCTCGCGAACAGCTGGGCCGAGCAGGGAGGGCTCCTGCTGGTCACCGCCGCCCGGCGGGCCCGCGCCGAGTCGAT is a window encoding:
- a CDS encoding helix-turn-helix transcriptional regulator, with the protein product MIDRSGLAEFLRRRRESMQPEDVGLPRGRRRRTAGLRREEIAALCHMSADYYARLERERGPHPSEQMLASIAQGLHLSLDERDHLFRLAGQHPPLRDSASEHIGPGLLRILDRLADTPAEIVTELGETLRQSPLGVALTGDTTGYTGPSRSRGYRWFADPSTRELYAPEEHAFLSRLYASGLRGLVTLRGPGSRAAHLADLLLDGSAEFRALWDEHEIGLHPHDVKRLVHPEVGRLELHCQTLVDPQQSHLLFVYTAAPGSETHEKLQLLSVIGAQTLAAGPEPRSG
- a CDS encoding flavin monoamine oxidase family protein, translated to MTDIDVVVVGAGMAGVVAARRLRARGLSVVVLESDGHTGGRIRTERRPGLRLEHGGIFHTRGYRAMARLLRETGLDGDTVAVPTGFHTGLRRKGEWHHVDYGSVPGPLRTSALSVGDKASVLRAAGPILASRPKDLGDLVSFARRDTRAVTDGLTDTAGRWFTAAPHEFLWGVPSDRLSAAMLALQLHVFTGELREIDGGADRLVTALADGLDIRHGTPVEHVEDTGDGVVVHARGEQIAARRAVLACPADVTARIWTQAPPAVAEHLTIGYSRIDYAYLRTREAVTLSAQGRPVGMEVVTDPEVGESTMGGIYLANSWAEQGGLLLVTAARRARAESIDDDELADRLQSDVEKYHPEVVGQITERVVMRHQPYTPTFGPGTIRRLAAAREVLPAGNVDLAGDHMTAPWVEGAVRSGEQAAGRIAERLRP